The Inediibacterium massiliense genome includes the window TCCTTTTGCAAAAGGAATTTTATTATTTTTTTTGATAAATTCAAATAATCCTGAGTATATCTCATTTGTCAAAAGTGATATATTTACTTTTAACAAAGTATTTTTTTCAAAATACTTTACATGACTTTGGGTATCACACAATATAGGTGATATAGAAAAAGACTGCTTTTTGCCTTGATCATGATACTTATCAGCTATTTCTTTATCATATTGCTTTAAAATATCAAAAAAAATACCATGCCATATTCTTGCATTATCTATAGTGTTTATAATTTTTTCAGTATTTCTAAAATAAATCGTCCAATATGTTAACATTTCTTCCTCCCTGTTTAATCTTAAAATATAAAAATTTCCTCTACATCTGGATTATCTTTCATTTTTTTTACCGCTGAATCTATAATTAAGCTATTCGTACCTGTAATGATCAAATATTCTCTCTCATTTTCTTCAAACTGTATATTTAGTTTTTGAAAATAAATAGGTTGATTTTTAAGCATTGATTTTATTCTATATTCTTCTTTTGATGCTTTAGGCATTGTAAATACAGGTATATATTGTTCTTGAAATGCCTTAGCTATTTTTTCTGGAAAATAAACTCTTTCTTTCCCTATTTTTGTATACTCATAACCTACTAAATATAGATTAGTTACTGCCTCTACAGTATTTGCATACTTGTTTTCAAATTGAGTATGATTACCTTTAAAATTAAATTCCCAACTGATTTCAATAGGCTTTTCTCTTATTTTATTGATTATGATAAAGGTATCTATTTGATCTAATCTATTGATATTAATTCGTTCTTCACTTATTTTAACATTGGACAAATTCTCCCATTCCCGTTTACTATCACACCAATAGATTTCATAATACCTCATTAAATGAAAAATATCATATATAAATATTTGATTTTGCTGTCCAAACTTATAATACTTATCAAATACAAGAGCAGGCTTACTAATATCTGTTCCTCTAAAATTTATAAGCGCACTGATTTTGCATATTTCTCCTTTAATGTAACGAATAATTTCCTCTTCATAATATTGCTTTAACTGTTTGATTTCATCTTCTGAAAAATCTTGAAGTATGTCTTGTTCTATAACCTCTTCTCTACCTTGTTCCTTTCTATAACTTTTTAAAAACTGTACAAACAAATAATCATCGGTATATTGAATATATTCTTTTTTATCTGAACTTTGATTGTAATCTCTTATAAATTTACATTGCTTTTTATAATTTCTAATTTTATTTCTAAAATACTTAAAGCTATAATTACTTTTAGGTGCAAATACTTTAACAGCTTTATCAAATAATTCTTCCACAATATTTCTCAAATCATAAGGCATTTTACTATATATATCGCTCATAGGAAAGCAAAGTTCTACAATACTACAACTCTCTATATAGTTTTTCATAATATTTCTTTGTGGCATAATTTCACTTATTATATCTTTTAACCGTTCTCTATTAATTTCTTCTGGATACTCCTTTAACTTCTCATAACACCTATCATTAACACATAATATAACCGTACTTTCTTCATCCTGTATACTTTTACCTAATACCCGTCCTGCTCTACCTATTCTTTGTAATGCTTGATCACTAGTAATAGCTTCTGTTATTACATCATCTATGTTTTGTTTCTTCTTACCTTCCTTTTTAAAATTGTATCCTATATCTACTGTTGGCGTTGCTAAGATCAACGAACAATTTACAGCTTGTTTTCTTTCTTCTGAATTTATTGCCCCTGTTATAACTCCTATTTTTTCTTTTGATATTTTTATATTCAATAACTCTTGTTTTAATTTGTTTATTTTATATATAGATTGACTAATTACTACACTATCTCTCTCAAAATTTGAATTTGAATAGTTTTCTACTACTACATCCTCTAATTCTCTATTTGTAATAAGTAATTTCATAGAAGAAAGAGTTTTAATCTTATCATATTTTTCACTTTCTTTGTCTTCATTTTCTGGGGATACAATTATATAGTCTATACCTCCTCTTTTCAAATATTCTTCTATTAAATCATCTGGAGTTGCTGTTAAAATGCATATTTTTCTTCCATTTTCAAAGTAATTAAATTCCTTAGAGAGTATTATAAAAAATAAAAAATTTGCTAATTGCTTCGCATCATAATAATGAAATTCATCCACAATTATATAATTGTAATTTTTAATAATTATTTCTAATAAATTTGTTTTATCTAAAAATCCATACAATGAATAAAAACAATAATAAAATATATCTGGATTCACCACTACTACAGAAGGTCTTTTGCCTGCATAATCTATCATTTGTATTCCTAATTCTTTTCTAAATTCTAAAGGATTTCTTAATAACTCATATAAAGTTGTACCTTTTCTATGATTATTTCTTATTTTTTCAATAACTGTGGCATCAATTTTTATGACTATATGCTTTAAATCATTTTTTTCTACAAACTCCTTTATATCC containing:
- the cas3 gene encoding type I-D CRISPR-associated helicase Cas3', which produces MKCFKVEGEFLKKAPSSPYLYHQKRTLDELKQHSVVFNTYPTGAGKTRASLLYLKENPNNNVLFIAPTNELLKQHAEDIKEFVEKNDLKHIVIKIDATVIEKIRNNHRKGTTLYELLRNPLEFRKELGIQMIDYAGKRPSVVVVNPDIFYYCFYSLYGFLDKTNLLEIIIKNYNYIIVDEFHYYDAKQLANFLFFIILSKEFNYFENGRKICILTATPDDLIEEYLKRGGIDYIIVSPENEDKESEKYDKIKTLSSMKLLITNRELEDVVVENYSNSNFERDSVVISQSIYKINKLKQELLNIKISKEKIGVITGAINSEERKQAVNCSLILATPTVDIGYNFKKEGKKKQNIDDVITEAITSDQALQRIGRAGRVLGKSIQDEESTVILCVNDRCYEKLKEYPEEINRERLKDIISEIMPQRNIMKNYIESCSIVELCFPMSDIYSKMPYDLRNIVEELFDKAVKVFAPKSNYSFKYFRNKIRNYKKQCKFIRDYNQSSDKKEYIQYTDDYLFVQFLKSYRKEQGREEVIEQDILQDFSEDEIKQLKQYYEEEIIRYIKGEICKISALINFRGTDISKPALVFDKYYKFGQQNQIFIYDIFHLMRYYEIYWCDSKREWENLSNVKISEERININRLDQIDTFIIINKIREKPIEISWEFNFKGNHTQFENKYANTVEAVTNLYLVGYEYTKIGKERVYFPEKIAKAFQEQYIPVFTMPKASKEEYRIKSMLKNQPIYFQKLNIQFEENEREYLIITGTNSLIIDSAVKKMKDNPDVEEIFIF